The following coding sequences lie in one Niabella agricola genomic window:
- a CDS encoding GH36-type glycosyl hydrolase domain-containing protein produces the protein MTMKISKPVDDFVVRMREFLTGDATPEFKKEEPFRLELFSHDQMQQHGITVARSHVVAGGHPPDKVLPRLDDNEAVIAKVYDLLNDSVSSKQPIAPASEWFLDNYYLIKEQIALGRTHLPKGYSETLPILAKGRSAGFPRVYDIALELIAHSDGHISIATLTAFIDAYQTITRLTLGELWAIPIMLRLAIIENIRRIASRVALDRLEKNVAVYWSEQLLETAQKHPRNIIIIIAEMAKSNLRLDSAFVAEFIRRLQGRGQGLALPLTWLEERLAETGSSSVELVNIENQKQATDQVSIRNSIESIRLIRSTDWRSFVEQVSIVEKILNTDVDGIYGQMDFVTRDRYRHVVEWVGKHSKLEEYQVAQLAIDLAKESAGKGAPQRQHHVGYYLVDEKGQQVLIRKSGMRISLRHRFKNMLKHNRLLSYAGSALFLSLLLSIWIAFYAYRQESGIYTALIIGFASFIACSQAIVILINWIATLIVKPRPLPKMDYSDGIPDSARTVVAVPSMLSSEKAIEELADELEVRYLANPEEQLYFALLTDFTDAPEETMPEDDALLAYARKRIEALNHRYVKEGNTGSRFFLFHRPRKWNHCEKKWMGQERKRGKLAELNSFLRATGHYDFMEITGDTSSLKAVRYVITLDADTQLPREAAWKLVATMAHPLNQPVLNTQQTRVVDGYGILQPRTSVSIPRSNSSYYAKMHSNDSGLDPYTRLVSDVYQDLFSEGSFVGKGIYDIDVFETVLGDTFPPNRILSHDLLEGSYVRSGLVTDVELFEEHPETYWADASRRHRWIRGDWQIASWGTPFVPGKERKLRRNFISSLSRWKIWDNIRRSLVAPAMMVFLVMGWAFVPHPQLWTLLFFTAWLLPLIASSVWQLFHKPESMHWRAHLLEIRGTIISSLAHILFNILCLPFEAIQNLDAIFRANWRLLVSHRRLLQWTPSGMSNGKQKTLLQAYIYMWASVLVPAVILALLIIINPTVLWMASPILAGWLLAPAIAWQISNPSARRAVDLSSKDRDRLHFYARKTWAYFEDFIAQEDNWLAPDNYQEHPIASLAHRTSPTNIGLALLSNLSAYDFGYLSVNKLAERTYKTFESLAALERYRGHFYNWYDTVSLVPLQPKYVSSVDSGNLIASLILLRQGLEEIRQEKLFKQQHINGLLDVFAVLKSVCDKKTQTELLAPTGKLLNNLKGSFPLSLHELVAQLNALQEQADLLKNHPHMAENTEAQDWAARLETQLTDLVTCIRTFCPWVLHLPVPDAYSRLQILEEVPSINNILELQRILPDYINAFIKEAGSSTEKEHLDHLLKALETGAASATRFLSGLEKIKDSCVDFSTADYDFLYNKSQHLFHIGYNVSEDAADKSYYDMLASEARLGIFTAIAQGKIPQTAWFTLGRLVTNLGNNPVLLSWSGSMFEYLMPQLLMPSYENTLLDRSNKGAVKNQIEYGNKNNIPWGISESGYNLVDTSLHYQYQSFGIPGLGLKRGLANDLVIAPYATMMALMIDPAEAMDNLRTLSQKGFEGRYGFYEAIDYTPSRMPRGQSYTIIKSFMVHHQGMSFLSMANLLLDKKMQERFIRDPQFQSALLLLQEKAPRSTNFYEHTEDNSVRQTISHESHMRVLTTPNTPIPEVQLLSNGRYALMISNGGGGYSRWKGIALNRWREDTTLDNWGVFCYIKDMSTGHFWSNTYQPTLRKSKAYETVFSQGHIVFRRVDDGFETKTDIVVSPEDDVEIRRIRITNRSASTKTIEVTSFGEVVLADQAADEAHPAFSNLFVQTEIEKDASAILCTRRPRARKDTPPWMFHTFMVNGATSDQVSYETDRMRFIGRGRSIAAPAAILQDGPLSGTAGSVLDPIIAIRHRVTLKARQTVTFDLVLGVGESKELCMGLLAKYQDRYIKNRVFELAWTHSQVLLRQINATEVEAQLFNAIAGSIIYANNNFRTAPSVIESNLKGQPGLWSYAISGDLPIVLVRVKDSNNIDLVKQLIKAHSYWSLKALRVDLVIWNDDFGSYRQVFQDQVIGFITATSGGVLDQPGGIFVRAGDQISSEDRILFQTVARVIFDDDKGTLAEQVLRKTPAKGLPEPLAVQLRHPKTDLQQSVALPSHLLFNNKTGGFTQDGKEYILESGQQKKSPAPWCNIIANKEIGSILSESGSAYTWVDNAQAFRLTPWQNDPVTDTCGEAYYIRDEETGIYWSPTPLPAPGKHAYITRHGFGYSVYEHIHYGIASELWVYVDEALPVKYMVLKLRNLTGQERKLSVTGYVEWVLGDLAHKNKMFVVADKDPQTNVLFARNRYNSAFSEKVAFFDTDAREKTFTCDRTEFIGRNGTRTRPEALLRKNLSGRAGAGLDPCTALQAMLQLAPEEEQEVVFRLGAGKNEQETRELVQKIKGLAFAREARLKVHDQWNRILGAIVVKTPDEAMNVMTNGWWLYQALACRVWGRSGFYQSGGAFGFRDQLQDVLALMHTTPEITKEQILLAASRQFKEGDVQHWWHPPTGRGVRTTCSDDYLWLPYVTARYITATGDKEILNEYVSFIDGRPLQPDEESYYDLPVFLNHWETLYNHCKHAIRHGLRFGQHGLPLIGSGDWNDGMDKVGEHGKGESVWLAFFLYDILTHFAAIAEDYGDEDFTTLCKAEAEKLKVHIHDNAWDGKWYRRAYFDDGTPLGSASNEECRIDSISQSWSLLSGGGEPERSLQGMHALNEYLVDRRNQIIKLLTPPFDKSDLYPGYIKGYVPGVRENGGQYTHAAIWTIMAFAALKDKERVWELFSMVNPVNHARTPQDVEKYKVEPYVMAADVYGAPPHEGRGGWTWYTGSAGWTYQLAIGSILGLHREGNRLYINPCIPDTWEGYEIRYRFGNTYYNLNVKNEKKEGRILFRENGQPLNEPFITLQDDGNEHHITVGL, from the coding sequence ATGACTATGAAAATTTCGAAGCCCGTTGATGATTTCGTAGTGCGCATGCGCGAGTTCCTTACAGGAGATGCTACTCCTGAGTTCAAAAAAGAAGAACCCTTCCGACTGGAATTGTTCAGCCATGACCAGATGCAACAACATGGCATTACCGTTGCCCGTTCGCACGTAGTGGCAGGCGGGCATCCGCCGGATAAAGTGTTACCCCGGCTGGATGACAATGAGGCGGTAATTGCAAAGGTTTACGATCTGCTCAACGATTCTGTGAGTTCCAAGCAGCCTATTGCCCCTGCCAGTGAATGGTTCCTGGACAACTATTACCTAATCAAGGAACAAATAGCGCTTGGAAGAACTCATTTACCCAAGGGATATAGCGAAACGCTCCCCATACTGGCAAAAGGAAGGTCTGCAGGTTTTCCCCGGGTGTACGATATCGCCCTGGAACTGATCGCCCACAGCGACGGGCACATCAGTATCGCCACTCTTACCGCCTTCATTGATGCCTATCAGACCATAACCCGCTTAACACTGGGTGAGCTTTGGGCCATTCCCATCATGCTACGCCTGGCCATTATTGAAAACATCCGCCGCATTGCTTCACGGGTAGCGCTGGATCGGCTGGAGAAAAATGTGGCGGTGTACTGGTCAGAACAACTGCTTGAAACGGCCCAAAAACATCCGCGCAATATTATCATTATTATTGCAGAAATGGCCAAGTCCAACCTGCGGCTGGACAGTGCTTTCGTAGCTGAATTTATCCGGCGGTTACAAGGCAGAGGTCAGGGGCTGGCCCTGCCGCTCACCTGGCTGGAAGAACGGCTGGCAGAAACCGGCAGCTCTTCAGTTGAACTGGTTAATATTGAGAACCAGAAACAAGCCACCGACCAGGTCTCCATCCGCAACTCCATCGAAAGCATCCGGTTGATCCGGAGCACCGATTGGCGCAGTTTTGTGGAACAAGTAAGCATTGTTGAAAAGATATTAAACACCGATGTTGATGGCATTTACGGTCAGATGGATTTTGTAACCCGAGACCGGTACCGGCATGTTGTAGAATGGGTAGGAAAGCACAGCAAACTGGAAGAATATCAGGTGGCGCAGCTCGCTATTGATCTTGCCAAAGAAAGCGCCGGTAAAGGAGCACCGCAACGACAGCATCACGTAGGTTATTATCTGGTAGATGAAAAAGGCCAACAAGTATTGATCCGGAAATCGGGTATGCGGATCTCTTTAAGACACCGGTTTAAAAACATGCTGAAACACAACCGGCTGCTTTCATATGCCGGTTCGGCCCTCTTTCTTTCGCTCCTGCTCAGTATCTGGATTGCGTTTTATGCTTACAGACAGGAAAGCGGCATCTACACTGCACTTATAATAGGCTTCGCTTCTTTTATCGCATGCAGCCAGGCCATTGTTATTCTCATCAACTGGATCGCCACGCTGATCGTAAAGCCGCGTCCGCTTCCCAAGATGGATTACTCCGACGGGATTCCTGATTCCGCTCGTACCGTGGTAGCTGTACCCAGCATGCTGTCCAGTGAAAAAGCCATCGAAGAACTGGCAGATGAACTGGAAGTACGCTACCTTGCCAATCCTGAAGAACAGCTCTATTTTGCCTTACTGACAGATTTTACAGATGCACCGGAGGAAACAATGCCGGAGGATGATGCATTGCTGGCTTATGCCCGCAAGCGCATAGAAGCCCTGAACCACCGGTATGTAAAAGAAGGCAATACCGGTAGCCGGTTCTTCCTTTTTCACCGGCCGCGGAAATGGAATCACTGCGAAAAAAAATGGATGGGACAGGAGCGCAAACGGGGCAAACTGGCAGAATTGAACAGTTTTTTAAGAGCCACGGGGCATTATGATTTTATGGAAATCACCGGAGACACCTCTTCCCTGAAAGCGGTCCGGTATGTGATCACCCTCGACGCAGATACCCAGCTGCCACGCGAAGCAGCCTGGAAACTGGTAGCCACCATGGCCCACCCTTTGAACCAACCGGTGCTTAATACCCAGCAGACGCGGGTGGTAGACGGGTATGGCATTTTACAACCGCGTACCTCTGTAAGCATTCCTAGGAGTAACAGCAGTTATTATGCAAAAATGCACAGTAATGATTCCGGGCTCGACCCCTATACACGCCTGGTGTCGGACGTGTACCAGGACCTCTTTTCCGAAGGTTCCTTTGTAGGAAAAGGCATCTATGATATCGACGTTTTTGAAACCGTACTGGGCGATACCTTTCCTCCCAACCGCATTCTAAGTCACGACCTGCTGGAAGGATCTTATGTCCGCTCCGGACTTGTAACCGATGTGGAATTGTTTGAGGAACACCCTGAAACTTACTGGGCAGATGCCAGCCGCCGCCACCGCTGGATACGGGGCGACTGGCAGATTGCCAGCTGGGGAACCCCCTTTGTGCCAGGCAAAGAGCGCAAACTCCGCCGGAATTTTATATCCAGCCTCTCCCGGTGGAAGATATGGGATAATATCCGCAGAAGCCTGGTGGCACCGGCCATGATGGTGTTTTTAGTAATGGGATGGGCCTTTGTACCTCATCCACAATTATGGACCCTTCTTTTTTTTACAGCCTGGTTGCTTCCCTTAATCGCCAGTTCCGTCTGGCAATTATTTCACAAGCCGGAAAGTATGCACTGGCGGGCGCATCTTCTGGAAATAAGAGGCACTATTATCAGCAGTCTTGCCCACATCCTGTTTAATATCCTTTGTCTTCCTTTTGAGGCCATCCAAAACCTGGACGCCATTTTCCGGGCTAACTGGCGCTTGTTGGTCTCTCACCGCCGGCTGCTGCAATGGACCCCTTCCGGGATGTCGAACGGAAAACAAAAGACCCTGCTTCAGGCATATATTTATATGTGGGCCTCCGTACTGGTTCCGGCGGTTATCCTTGCGTTGCTGATCATCATCAACCCAACGGTCCTTTGGATGGCCAGCCCCATACTTGCAGGATGGCTGCTGGCACCAGCCATCGCCTGGCAGATCAGTAATCCATCAGCAAGAAGAGCCGTTGATCTGTCTTCAAAAGACAGAGACCGGCTCCATTTTTATGCCCGCAAAACCTGGGCATATTTTGAAGATTTTATAGCCCAGGAAGATAATTGGCTGGCGCCGGATAATTACCAGGAACACCCCATAGCATCGCTGGCACACCGCACCTCTCCCACCAATATCGGCCTCGCATTGCTCTCTAATTTATCTGCCTACGATTTTGGATATCTGTCTGTTAACAAACTGGCAGAACGAACGTATAAAACCTTCGAATCCCTTGCTGCACTGGAACGCTATCGCGGGCATTTCTACAACTGGTACGATACCGTTTCACTGGTACCCCTGCAACCCAAGTATGTTTCTTCCGTAGACAGCGGCAACCTTATCGCCAGTCTCATCCTGCTACGGCAGGGACTTGAAGAGATCCGCCAGGAAAAACTCTTTAAACAACAACATATCAACGGCCTTCTGGATGTCTTTGCCGTTTTAAAAAGCGTTTGTGATAAAAAAACTCAGACGGAGCTACTGGCACCAACGGGCAAGCTCCTAAACAACCTGAAAGGTTCTTTTCCACTTTCATTGCATGAGCTGGTAGCTCAGCTGAATGCATTGCAGGAACAGGCGGATCTTTTAAAAAACCATCCCCATATGGCTGAAAACACGGAAGCGCAGGACTGGGCAGCACGTTTGGAAACCCAGTTAACGGACCTGGTTACCTGCATCCGCACTTTCTGTCCCTGGGTGCTCCATTTACCCGTTCCGGATGCCTATTCCCGGTTACAAATACTGGAAGAAGTGCCCTCCATTAATAATATCCTGGAATTGCAACGTATATTGCCCGATTATATCAATGCATTCATTAAAGAAGCCGGAAGCAGTACTGAGAAAGAACACCTAGACCATCTGCTAAAGGCACTGGAAACAGGAGCAGCTTCCGCCACCCGGTTCCTGTCAGGACTTGAAAAGATAAAAGATAGTTGTGTTGATTTTTCAACGGCAGATTATGATTTCCTGTATAATAAATCTCAGCATCTTTTCCATATCGGCTACAATGTAAGCGAGGATGCTGCTGATAAAAGCTACTATGATATGCTGGCCTCCGAAGCCCGCCTGGGTATTTTTACAGCTATCGCGCAGGGTAAGATCCCGCAAACCGCCTGGTTTACACTGGGACGACTGGTAACCAACCTGGGAAACAACCCGGTGCTCCTGTCCTGGAGCGGATCCATGTTCGAATACCTGATGCCCCAGTTGCTGATGCCTTCTTACGAAAATACATTGCTGGACCGCAGTAATAAAGGCGCTGTAAAAAACCAGATCGAGTACGGCAATAAAAACAATATTCCATGGGGTATTTCCGAATCGGGTTATAACCTGGTAGATACCAGCCTGCATTATCAGTACCAGTCGTTCGGCATACCCGGCCTGGGCCTGAAAAGGGGCCTGGCTAATGACCTGGTCATTGCTCCGTATGCCACCATGATGGCGTTAATGATTGATCCGGCGGAAGCGATGGATAACCTCCGGACCCTTTCTCAAAAAGGGTTTGAAGGTCGTTACGGGTTTTATGAAGCCATCGACTATACACCTTCCCGGATGCCACGGGGCCAGTCATATACTATTATCAAATCCTTTATGGTGCACCATCAGGGAATGAGTTTTCTATCCATGGCCAACCTCCTGTTAGACAAAAAAATGCAGGAGCGGTTTATACGCGACCCGCAGTTCCAGTCTGCCCTGCTTTTGCTTCAGGAAAAGGCACCGCGCTCTACCAACTTTTATGAGCATACAGAAGATAACAGTGTCCGGCAAACCATCTCCCATGAATCGCATATGCGGGTGCTCACAACTCCAAACACCCCCATTCCGGAAGTACAGCTGCTCTCCAACGGAAGATATGCACTTATGATCAGCAACGGCGGTGGCGGCTACAGTCGCTGGAAAGGTATTGCGTTAAACCGCTGGAGGGAAGACACCACATTAGATAACTGGGGCGTGTTCTGTTATATAAAAGACATGAGCACCGGCCATTTCTGGTCCAATACCTATCAGCCCACGCTCCGGAAAAGCAAGGCTTATGAAACGGTTTTTTCCCAGGGGCATATCGTATTCCGGCGTGTAGATGATGGCTTTGAAACGAAAACGGATATTGTTGTTTCCCCCGAAGACGATGTAGAGATCCGTCGCATCCGGATTACCAACCGGTCGGCCTCCACCAAAACCATAGAGGTTACGAGTTTTGGAGAAGTAGTCCTGGCCGACCAGGCAGCAGATGAAGCACATCCGGCCTTCAGCAATTTATTTGTACAAACGGAAATAGAAAAGGATGCCAGCGCCATTCTCTGCACCCGCAGACCCAGGGCCCGGAAGGATACACCTCCCTGGATGTTTCACACATTTATGGTGAATGGTGCAACCAGCGACCAGGTATCCTATGAAACGGACCGGATGCGGTTTATTGGACGCGGCCGCTCCATTGCAGCACCAGCAGCCATCCTCCAGGATGGCCCGCTCTCTGGTACAGCCGGCTCGGTGCTGGACCCCATTATAGCCATCCGGCACCGCGTTACACTCAAAGCCCGGCAAACGGTAACCTTCGACCTGGTATTGGGGGTTGGCGAATCAAAAGAGCTTTGTATGGGTCTGTTGGCAAAATACCAGGACCGGTACATTAAAAACAGGGTATTTGAACTAGCCTGGACACATAGCCAGGTGCTGCTGCGCCAGATCAACGCTACAGAGGTAGAAGCCCAGCTTTTCAATGCCATTGCCGGCTCAATTATTTACGCCAACAACAATTTCCGGACAGCACCTTCAGTTATTGAAAGTAACTTAAAAGGACAGCCTGGCCTCTGGAGCTATGCGATCTCCGGCGATCTGCCCATTGTGCTGGTCCGCGTAAAAGACAGCAACAATATCGACCTGGTAAAACAGTTAATCAAAGCACATTCCTACTGGTCGCTGAAAGCGCTACGGGTGGATCTTGTGATCTGGAATGATGATTTTGGGTCTTATCGCCAGGTATTCCAGGACCAGGTGATCGGGTTTATCACCGCCACCAGTGGCGGGGTACTGGATCAGCCGGGCGGTATTTTTGTAAGAGCGGGTGACCAGATCTCCAGCGAAGACCGTATCCTGTTCCAAACCGTAGCCCGCGTTATTTTTGACGATGACAAAGGCACCCTGGCTGAACAGGTGCTCAGAAAAACACCGGCAAAAGGATTACCGGAACCGCTTGCCGTACAATTGCGGCATCCCAAAACAGACCTACAGCAAAGCGTTGCCCTGCCCAGTCATCTTCTCTTCAACAATAAAACCGGCGGATTTACACAAGATGGTAAAGAATACATCCTGGAATCGGGCCAGCAGAAAAAATCGCCTGCCCCCTGGTGCAATATCATTGCCAATAAAGAGATCGGGTCCATTCTCTCCGAAAGCGGATCCGCTTATACCTGGGTTGATAATGCCCAGGCATTCCGGCTCACACCCTGGCAAAACGACCCGGTAACCGATACCTGCGGCGAAGCCTATTACATACGGGACGAAGAAACCGGTATTTACTGGTCGCCCACCCCGCTGCCTGCCCCCGGTAAGCATGCCTATATTACCCGGCATGGCTTCGGGTACTCGGTTTACGAACATATACACTACGGAATCGCTTCCGAATTGTGGGTTTATGTTGACGAAGCCCTGCCCGTGAAATATATGGTCTTAAAGCTGCGGAACCTTACAGGACAGGAACGTAAGCTGTCGGTAACCGGGTACGTGGAATGGGTGCTGGGTGATCTGGCACATAAAAACAAAATGTTTGTGGTAGCCGACAAGGATCCGCAGACAAATGTGTTGTTTGCGCGCAATCGTTACAATTCAGCCTTTTCAGAAAAAGTGGCTTTTTTTGATACCGATGCCCGCGAAAAAACGTTTACCTGCGATCGTACCGAATTTATCGGGAGGAACGGTACACGCACCCGACCTGAGGCGCTTTTGAGAAAAAACCTGTCCGGGCGGGCCGGCGCCGGTCTCGATCCCTGTACTGCGTTGCAGGCCATGCTGCAGCTCGCACCGGAAGAAGAACAGGAAGTTGTATTTCGCCTTGGTGCAGGAAAGAACGAGCAGGAAACCCGCGAACTGGTACAAAAAATAAAAGGATTGGCATTTGCCCGCGAAGCCCGGTTAAAGGTACATGATCAATGGAACCGGATCCTTGGCGCCATTGTTGTAAAAACTCCGGATGAAGCGATGAATGTAATGACCAATGGCTGGTGGCTGTACCAGGCACTGGCCTGCCGGGTGTGGGGAAGAAGCGGTTTTTATCAATCTGGCGGTGCTTTTGGATTCCGTGATCAGCTTCAGGATGTGCTGGCTTTGATGCATACCACGCCCGAAATTACAAAAGAGCAGATACTCCTCGCCGCTTCCAGGCAATTTAAAGAAGGGGATGTACAGCACTGGTGGCACCCACCCACGGGTCGCGGAGTACGCACCACCTGCTCAGACGATTATCTCTGGCTTCCGTATGTTACGGCAAGGTATATTACCGCCACAGGCGACAAAGAAATATTAAATGAATACGTATCTTTTATCGACGGACGTCCGCTCCAGCCCGATGAGGAGTCATATTACGATCTGCCGGTGTTCCTGAACCATTGGGAGACCCTGTACAATCACTGTAAGCACGCCATTCGCCATGGATTAAGATTCGGACAGCATGGACTGCCGCTGATCGGTTCGGGCGACTGGAATGATGGTATGGATAAAGTAGGCGAACACGGAAAGGGCGAAAGTGTATGGCTGGCATTTTTCCTTTACGATATACTTACGCATTTCGCTGCCATTGCGGAAGACTATGGCGATGAAGATTTTACCACGCTTTGTAAAGCGGAAGCCGAAAAATTAAAGGTACATATTCACGATAACGCCTGGGATGGCAAATGGTACCGGCGCGCCTATTTTGACGATGGTACCCCGTTGGGATCTGCGTCCAACGAAGAATGCAGGATTGATTCCATTTCCCA
- a CDS encoding helix-turn-helix domain-containing protein, producing the protein MERFLQTIILLGAMQGFIVSCLLFFSRRLRMPNRLLALLIFLLTLASFCLYGSYIGWFDSKWLNFLSNLIPLIVVMPVGPLLYFYVRSFLEPEFKIGRKEWMQFLPVIVDLGSPLMAWLFVAGVWTGLLKNDPRPWGIAIDTYNVYSDIPRWISLAFYTVLTLRYLAAGKQKNPAGFRWLQQVATVFGVFLCIWFVYLVPYVIPRYTGWMLDNLDWYPLYIPITLLIYWLGIKGYLVSWQQQVTEKKQDAALLPEPVVDAAIGLLKNTMEQDRLFLNTELTLQMVARHTGLAAKTISAVLNQHLQINFNEFVNRYRVALFKEKLLADDAAQLTFAGMAYDCGFNSPATFQRVFKQTTGMSPSEFRKNNTGSHAAYNSNRDLSSI; encoded by the coding sequence ATGGAGCGTTTTCTGCAAACCATTATTTTGCTGGGTGCGATGCAGGGGTTTATCGTGAGCTGCCTGTTGTTTTTTTCCAGGCGTCTGCGTATGCCGAATCGTCTGCTGGCACTGTTGATTTTTTTGTTGACGCTTGCAAGTTTTTGTTTATATGGATCTTATATTGGCTGGTTTGATTCAAAATGGCTCAATTTTCTATCAAATCTTATTCCGTTGATCGTGGTTATGCCGGTGGGGCCACTGCTCTATTTCTATGTACGGTCATTTCTTGAACCGGAATTTAAAATCGGAAGAAAAGAGTGGATGCAATTCTTACCGGTTATTGTAGACCTGGGTAGCCCGCTGATGGCCTGGTTATTTGTAGCGGGTGTATGGACCGGGCTGCTTAAAAACGATCCGCGCCCCTGGGGTATAGCCATCGATACCTATAATGTATATTCTGATATTCCCAGATGGATATCACTTGCCTTCTATACCGTACTTACCCTGCGGTATCTTGCCGCCGGAAAACAAAAAAATCCGGCAGGTTTCAGGTGGTTACAGCAGGTTGCAACCGTTTTTGGCGTGTTCCTGTGTATCTGGTTTGTGTATTTAGTGCCCTATGTGATTCCCCGGTACACCGGCTGGATGTTGGACAACCTGGACTGGTACCCCCTCTATATACCCATTACCCTGCTGATCTACTGGCTGGGCATCAAGGGATATTTGGTTTCCTGGCAGCAACAGGTTACAGAAAAAAAACAGGATGCTGCATTGTTGCCGGAGCCGGTGGTAGATGCCGCCATCGGCCTTTTAAAAAATACCATGGAACAGGACCGGTTGTTCCTGAATACGGAACTTACTCTGCAAATGGTAGCACGGCATACGGGCCTGGCTGCTAAAACCATTTCGGCAGTGCTAAACCAGCACCTTCAAATTAATTTTAACGAGTTTGTAAACAGATACAGGGTGGCCTTATTTAAGGAAAAATTGCTGGCGGATGATGCGGCGCAATTGACCTTTGCAGGAATGGCGTATGACTGTGGATTTAATTCCCCTGCAACTTTTCAACGGGTATTTAAACAAACAACCGGTATGTCGCCCTCGGAATTCCGGAAAAATAATACGGGATCACATGCCGCATATAACTCAAATCGCGATTTGAGCAGCATTTGA